From the genome of Glycine max cultivar Williams 82 chromosome 2, Glycine_max_v4.0, whole genome shotgun sequence, one region includes:
- the LOC100811600 gene encoding pentatricopeptide repeat-containing protein At1g69290, giving the protein MAKKAVFFLLPHRAFSSSTTETPTLYSFLQPSVFALTKKQHQPNSEPSPKSPTLLSSSQLSTLQTTLQNSLTRSNTDEAWKSFKTLTTHHSFPPKTLTNSLLIHLSSLGDTLNLKRAFASTLFLMEKNPMLIDHHTLHQILLSMRDANTAAPAFALVRCMFRNRLFVPFHVWGPVLVEISRKNNGGGLGGAFLRVFEENCWVALEERIEFMKPDVGACNAALEGCCCELESVSDAERVVGTMSNLGIRPDEFSFGFLGYLYALKGLEEKIRELEVLMGGFGCLNKKWFYCSLISGYIKSGDLASVEATVVKCLGDGGGGKDWGFGVETFCEVVKAYFQKGNIKGLASLIVEAQKLEGSDIMIDKSIGYGIVNACVNIGLSDKAHSILDEMNALGASVGLGVYIPILKAYCKENRTAEATQMVMEISNSGLQLDVGTYDALVEAAMCAQDFQSAFSLFRDMRDARIPDLKGSYLTIMTGLMENHRPELMAAFLDEVVEDPRIEVGTHDWNSIIHAFCKAGRLEDARRTFRRMMFLQFEPNDQTYLSMINGYVLAEKYFLVLMLWNEVKRKLSLDGQKGIKFDHNLVDAFLYAMVKGGFFDAVMQVVEKAYEMRVFVDKWRYKQAFMETHKKLKVAKLRKRNFRKMEALIAFKNWAGLNA; this is encoded by the coding sequence ATGGCAAAAAAAgctgtgttttttcttcttccccaCAGAGCTTTTTCTTCCTCAACCACAGAAACCCCCACCCTTTACTCCTTCCTTCAGCCCTCAGTCTTTGCTCTCACCAAAAAACAACACCAACCCAATTCAGAGCCTTCTCCAAAGTCCCCAACTTTACTCTCTTCTTCCCAACTTTCCACTCTCCAAACCACCCTCCAAAACTCCCTCACAAGAAGCAACACTGATGAGGCATGGAAATCCTTCAAAACCCTCACCACTCACCACTCCTTCCCTCCCAAAACCCTAACCAATTCCCTCCTCATCCACCTCTCCTCCCTTGGTGACACCCTCAACCTCAAGAGGGCCTTTGCCTCCACCCTCTTCCTCATGGAGAAGAACCCCATGCTCATTGACCATCATACCCTCCATCAAATCTTGCTCTCCATGAGGGATGCCAACACTGCTGCACCAGCCTTTGCACTTGTCAGGTGCATGTTCAGGAACAGGCTCTTTGTGCCCTTCCATGTGTGGGGCCCTGTGCTGGTTGAGATCAGTAGGAAGAACAATGGTGGCGGCCTTGGTGGTGCTTTTTTGAGGGTCTTTGAGGAGAATTGTTGGGTGGCTCTTGAGGAGAGGATTGAGTTCATGAAGCCTGATGTTGGTGCTTGCAATGCAGCTCTGGAAGGTTGCTGCTGTGAGCTTGAGTCTGTGAGTGATGCTGAGAGGGTTGTTGGGACGATGTCAAATCTAGGGATTAGGCCTGATGAGTTCAGTTTCGGGTTTCTTGGGTATTTGTATGCACTCAAGGGGTTGGAAGAAAAGATAAGGGAGTTGGAGGTTTTGATGGGtgggtttggttgtttgaacAAGAAGTGGTTCTATTGTAGTTTGATTAGTGGGTATATTAAGTCAGGGGATTTGGCTTCTGTGGAGGCAACTGTTGTTAAATGTCTTGGTGATGGAGGTGGTGGGAAGGATTGGGGTTTTGGTGTTGAAACTTTCTGTGAAGTGGTTAAGGCTTATTTTCAGAAGGGAAATATCAAGGGGTTGGCTAGTTTGATTGTTGAAGCTCAGAAGTTAGAGGGTTCGGATATTATGATTGATAAGTCTATAGGGTATGGTATTGTTAATGCGTGTGTTAATATTGGACTATCTGATAAAGCACACAGCATTCTTGATGAGATGAATGCTCTGGGGGCTTCTGTGGGTCTTGGGGTCTATATACCTATCTTGAAGGCTTACTGCAAAGAAAATAGAACTGCTGAGGCTACTCAAATGGTGATGGAGATTAGTAATTCGGGTCTTCAGTTGGATGTGGGAACCTATGATGCTTTGGTAGAAGCAGCCATGTGTGCCCAGGATTTTCAGTCAGCGTTTTCCCTGTTCAGGGACATGAGAGATGCAAGGATTCCTGATTTGAAAGGGAGTTACTTAACTATAATGACAGGTTTGATGGAGAATCATCGGCCTGAGTTGATGGCAGCTTTCTTAGATGAGGTGGTTGAGGATCCTAGGATTGAGGTAGGTACTCATGATTGGAATTCCATCATCCATGCTTTCTGTAAAGCTGGGAGACTAGAAGATGCAAGAAGGACTTTCAGAAGGATGATGTTCCTGCAGTTTGAGCCAAATGATCAGACATACTTGTCCATGATTAATGGATATGTCTTGGCAGAGAAATATTTTCTTGTGCTGATGTTGTGGAACGAGGTTAAGCGAAAGCTATCTTTGGATGGGCAGAAGGGGATCAAGTTTGACCACAATTTGGTTGATGCATTCCTGTATGCTATGGTCAAGGGAGGTTTCTTTGATGCTGTTATGCAAGTTGTGGAGAAAGCTTATGAGATGAGAGTATTTGTTGATAAGTGGAGATACAAGCAAGCATTCATGGAGACTCATAAAAAGCTCAAAGTGGCGAAGTTAAGGAAAaggaattttagaaaaatggaAGCGCTTATTGCTTTCAAGAACTGGGCTGGCTTAAATGCATGA